The proteins below are encoded in one region of Paenibacillus sp. YYML68:
- a CDS encoding DinB family protein: MMEELVRSYEDGYNRLLQALDGVSEELLMYKPAPDKWSIKEVVIHVCDAEVVAVDRMKRVISEPNQLFFKFDPDAWAVKLRYQELDMQPYLTLLQSLRSMMTAVLEGLSEEDWARTGVHNIAGKVTLKDLVTMFANHIDVHVRQIERNKQSFASCG, from the coding sequence AGACGGCTATAATAGGCTGCTGCAAGCGCTGGATGGCGTAAGTGAAGAGCTGCTGATGTATAAGCCTGCTCCTGACAAGTGGAGCATCAAAGAGGTCGTTATTCATGTATGTGATGCAGAGGTCGTAGCGGTTGATCGGATGAAACGAGTGATATCTGAGCCGAACCAGCTCTTCTTCAAGTTCGACCCTGACGCTTGGGCGGTTAAGCTTCGCTACCAGGAGCTCGACATGCAGCCATACTTGACGCTGCTGCAATCGCTCCGCAGTATGATGACAGCTGTGCTCGAAGGATTGTCCGAGGAGGACTGGGCACGGACGGGTGTTCACAATATCGCGGGCAAGGTGACGCTGAAGGACCTTGTGACGATGTTCGCGAACCATATCGACGTCCATGTGCGCCAAATTGAGCGGAACAAGCAATCGTTCGCGAGCTGCGGATAA
- a CDS encoding NlpC/P60 family protein gives MEHVRTNFMRVIVPMALLAAVMTLGLLFVSRPIASPQMAMEGHVEARAASVDMTHDAVSPQLHTSGIMSSGGAAGAELSVSTGATTAKSTSTEGSSATSATVTVTANDDMICEVREYRSPDPRRRVIDVPVATLWTKPGLARPMDAPTTGEQPNVRSWIESMRIPEKLWLVGKLETQALLGSEVMLLEEREEWSRVQLPDQPTSRWKDGYIGWLSSEQLATPFYDYSACPVASVVKRSVVLTEVPVAKQPSSSTGSSSSSSSSSNSNSNSNSNSNSNLSDLPTGLEISFNTRLPVVREQGGRLQLALPDGSTRWVQRDEVVLLTSKLEPASATVELEERRNKLMETAKQFVGLPYVWSGTSGFGFDCSGFTYSMYRALGISIPRDAKDQATSGQPVDLKRLEPGDLLFFAYENGKGRVHHVGMYIGNGQMIHSPRSERPLEIISIKQPEYAKELAGARRFLTES, from the coding sequence ATGGAGCATGTACGAACGAATTTCATGCGAGTGATCGTACCGATGGCGCTGCTGGCAGCGGTGATGACGCTCGGATTGCTGTTCGTCAGCAGGCCCATAGCATCGCCGCAGATGGCCATGGAGGGACACGTTGAAGCTCGAGCAGCGTCTGTTGACATGACGCATGACGCAGTGTCGCCGCAGCTTCATACGTCGGGCATCATGAGCAGCGGGGGAGCTGCTGGTGCGGAGCTGTCGGTAAGCACGGGAGCTACTACAGCAAAGTCTACAAGCACGGAAGGTTCTTCAGCGACGTCCGCAACTGTCACTGTCACTGCTAATGATGACATGATATGTGAGGTGCGCGAATACCGCTCGCCTGATCCGAGACGCAGAGTCATCGATGTGCCTGTGGCAACGCTGTGGACGAAGCCTGGTCTGGCAAGACCGATGGACGCACCGACAACTGGTGAGCAGCCGAATGTACGGAGCTGGATTGAGTCGATGCGCATACCTGAGAAGCTGTGGCTAGTTGGCAAGCTGGAGACGCAGGCCTTGCTCGGCTCGGAGGTCATGCTGCTGGAGGAGCGCGAAGAATGGTCGCGTGTGCAGCTGCCAGACCAGCCGACCTCGCGCTGGAAGGATGGCTACATCGGCTGGCTGTCCAGCGAACAGCTGGCGACGCCGTTCTATGATTACTCGGCATGTCCGGTCGCCTCCGTCGTGAAGCGCTCGGTCGTCCTGACGGAGGTACCCGTCGCTAAGCAGCCGAGCTCTAGCACAGGCTCAAGCTCTAGCTCTAGTTCTAGTTCCAACTCTAACTCTAACTCTAACTCTAACTCTAACTCTAACTTGTCCGACTTGCCCACTGGACTAGAGATCAGCTTCAATACAAGGCTTCCAGTCGTGCGCGAGCAAGGTGGTCGTCTCCAGCTCGCCCTGCCGGACGGCTCCACTCGATGGGTGCAGCGTGACGAGGTAGTCCTTCTTACAAGCAAGCTTGAGCCCGCTTCGGCAACCGTGGAGCTGGAGGAGCGTCGTAACAAGCTAATGGAGACAGCCAAGCAGTTCGTGGGCCTTCCTTATGTGTGGAGCGGCACCTCTGGGTTCGGCTTTGACTGCTCGGGCTTCACGTACTCGATGTATCGCGCTCTAGGCATCTCGATCCCCCGCGACGCGAAGGATCAGGCGACGTCTGGTCAGCCAGTTGACCTCAAGAGGCTTGAGCCCGGCGATCTGCTGTTCTTCGCCTACGAGAATGGCAAGGGGCGTGTGCACCACGTCGGGATGTATATCGGCAATGGGCAGATGATTCACTCGCCTAGAAGCGAGCGTCCACTTGAGATCATCTCGATCAAGCAGCCTGAGTATGCGAAGGAGCTTGCAGGTGCGCGAAGGTTTTTAACGGAATCGTAA
- a CDS encoding CpaF family protein: MVDEQQWQQLKLELKQAVKERIDYGHMMSDEELLEVIEEEVFARSAQRFIPAGRKRSIVLDVYHSFRGLDVLQPLVDDERITEIMINAHDRIFIEKDGIVTMTDTAFESRERLEDTIQAIVGRVNRIVNESNPVVDARLPDGSRVNVVLPPVALNGPTMTIRKFPAQPLTLDDLIDREAVSREAAELLTRLVRAKYNLFISGGTGSGKTTLLNALSQHIPPDERIITIEDSAELQIRGVPNVVRLETRNASTEGKGEISIRHLIRASLRMRPNRIIVGEVRGAEALDMLQAMNTGHDGSLSTGHANSPIDMVSRLETMVLSGAQLPLDVVRKQIAGAIDFFVHIQRLRDRSRRITEISEVIGMNEGEVVLQPIYTFQENGERNGRIVGELRSTGHAQAHTYKLQMYGLT, encoded by the coding sequence ATGGTGGACGAGCAGCAGTGGCAGCAGCTGAAGCTGGAGCTGAAGCAAGCGGTGAAGGAGCGCATCGACTACGGCCACATGATGTCGGACGAGGAGCTGCTGGAGGTGATCGAGGAGGAGGTGTTCGCCCGGTCTGCACAGCGGTTCATTCCAGCAGGCCGCAAGCGCAGCATCGTGCTCGACGTCTACCATTCGTTCCGGGGACTCGATGTCTTGCAGCCGCTCGTCGACGACGAACGCATTACGGAAATTATGATCAATGCCCATGACCGCATCTTCATCGAGAAGGACGGTATCGTCACCATGACAGATACCGCATTCGAGAGTCGCGAGCGGCTGGAGGATACGATTCAAGCGATCGTCGGTCGGGTGAACCGGATTGTTAATGAGTCCAACCCGGTCGTAGACGCCAGGCTGCCCGACGGGTCCCGCGTGAACGTTGTGCTGCCACCGGTCGCTCTGAATGGCCCGACGATGACGATCCGTAAGTTCCCTGCCCAGCCGCTGACACTGGACGATCTCATTGACCGGGAGGCAGTTTCACGGGAGGCGGCGGAGCTGCTGACACGCTTGGTGCGTGCCAAGTACAACCTGTTCATCAGCGGGGGCACGGGCTCTGGCAAGACGACGCTGCTGAACGCTCTATCCCAGCATATTCCACCTGATGAGCGCATCATTACGATCGAGGATTCGGCAGAGCTGCAAATTCGCGGCGTTCCGAACGTGGTCCGACTGGAAACACGCAACGCGAGCACAGAGGGGAAGGGTGAGATCAGCATCCGTCATCTCATTCGCGCGTCACTCCGGATGCGTCCGAACCGGATTATCGTCGGCGAGGTGCGGGGCGCCGAGGCGCTCGATATGCTGCAAGCGATGAATACGGGCCACGACGGCTCGCTGTCCACCGGTCACGCCAATTCGCCAATCGACATGGTGAGTCGCTTGGAGACGATGGTGCTGAGCGGCGCGCAGCTTCCGCTTGACGTCGTGCGCAAGCAGATTGCGGGCGCGATCGATTTTTTCGTCCATATACAGCGTCTGAGAGACCGATCCCGCCGCATTACGGAAATTAGCGAGGTCATCGGAATGAACGAAGGGGAGGTGGTGCTGCAGCCGATCTATACGTTTCAAGAAAATGGTGAACGGAACGGCCGCATCGTCGGCGAGCTGCGTTCGACCGGCCATGCCCAGGCGCATACGTACAAGCTGCAGATGTATGGTCTGACGTGA
- a CDS encoding type II secretion system F family protein: MRERWSAGGRPKQPEGQRDSRLIDYDVLELSSRQWLAAALFGALLMSIVAWVFYRELLAIILFAPLGLLFPGMWRKRLIARRKAQLKLQFKQLLSTVSSALGAGRSIESAIRESLSDLRLLYPDGKSPILQELAMIIHRMDNGESVESALFEFAGRAKLEELSQFAQVFVICKRTGGNLVQVVRRTSLLIQEKLEIELDLQVTLAQKRFESKLLSAAPIVFVAIMAWSAPDYMEPLYGSLVGVFVMTGAIGVMALCQYWIQHIMNIKV, from the coding sequence ATGAGGGAGCGATGGAGTGCAGGAGGTCGACCGAAGCAGCCTGAAGGCCAGCGGGATTCGAGGTTGATCGATTACGACGTACTCGAGCTCAGCTCGCGGCAGTGGCTCGCCGCCGCTCTATTCGGTGCGCTGCTCATGTCGATCGTGGCGTGGGTATTTTATCGGGAGCTGCTCGCGATTATCCTGTTCGCGCCGCTGGGCTTGCTGTTCCCTGGCATGTGGCGCAAGCGGCTGATCGCAAGGCGGAAGGCACAGCTGAAGCTGCAGTTCAAGCAGCTGCTGTCGACTGTATCGTCTGCGCTTGGGGCAGGCCGCTCGATTGAGAGTGCGATTCGGGAGTCACTTAGCGACCTCAGACTGTTGTATCCCGACGGGAAAAGCCCGATTCTCCAGGAGCTCGCGATGATCATCCATCGGATGGATAACGGAGAGAGCGTCGAATCCGCGCTGTTCGAATTCGCAGGTCGAGCCAAGCTGGAGGAGCTGAGCCAATTCGCACAGGTGTTCGTCATCTGTAAACGAACGGGAGGCAATCTCGTGCAGGTCGTCCGCCGAACGTCGCTGCTCATTCAGGAGAAGCTGGAGATCGAGCTCGATCTTCAAGTGACGCTGGCGCAAAAGCGGTTCGAGTCCAAGCTGCTCTCAGCCGCCCCGATCGTGTTCGTCGCCATTATGGCCTGGAGCGCCCCAGATTATATGGAGCCCTTGTACGGCTCGCTAGTGGGCGTCTTCGTGATGACGGGGGCGATTGGCGTCATGGCGCTGTGCCAATATTGGATTCAACACATTATGAACATAAAGGTGTGA
- a CDS encoding type II secretion system F family protein, producing the protein MSWMLLVFALQLVVAAVWLPQHHKYAHWLFEQKGIQPRTAAYWAGAGALAVSERLRLTERFGEPLLKVHQIMVGLYGAKPALTHTTWFVVRGVWAVWGCLAGFTLLGALAEDNAEMLVYGLLAALVSPVALFLQEQTKLKQKRRLMLMELPEVLNQLMLLVGAGESLQKAIVRLGEQDAEGGTAHSGGGKNRSRNPLRVELAETARALAMNVSFSKAMEDFSKRCAIQETTLFTTTLLLNYKRGGDELFVSLRELSMTLWDKRKALARTLGEEAASKLVFPMVVLFMMIMIIVAVPALLMAG; encoded by the coding sequence ATGTCTTGGATGCTGCTCGTGTTCGCGCTTCAGCTTGTCGTTGCTGCCGTCTGGCTACCACAGCACCATAAATATGCGCATTGGCTGTTCGAGCAGAAAGGGATTCAGCCGCGAACGGCTGCCTATTGGGCTGGAGCAGGAGCACTCGCGGTAAGTGAGCGTCTCCGATTGACAGAGCGCTTCGGCGAGCCGCTGCTCAAGGTGCACCAGATTATGGTCGGCTTGTACGGTGCGAAGCCCGCGCTGACGCATACGACATGGTTCGTCGTGCGAGGGGTGTGGGCCGTGTGGGGCTGCCTTGCTGGCTTCACTCTGCTCGGGGCACTGGCGGAGGACAATGCAGAGATGCTTGTATACGGACTGCTGGCGGCGCTCGTCTCGCCGGTCGCACTGTTCCTGCAGGAGCAGACGAAGCTGAAGCAGAAGCGTCGACTCATGCTGATGGAGCTGCCGGAGGTGCTGAACCAGCTCATGCTGCTGGTCGGTGCCGGAGAGTCGCTGCAGAAGGCAATCGTTCGACTTGGGGAGCAGGATGCAGAAGGCGGCACGGCTCATAGTGGCGGAGGTAAGAACAGAAGCCGTAATCCGCTGCGGGTAGAGCTTGCCGAGACGGCACGCGCGCTTGCGATGAATGTCTCCTTCTCGAAGGCGATGGAGGACTTCAGCAAGCGCTGCGCGATTCAGGAGACGACGCTGTTCACGACGACGCTGCTGCTCAACTACAAGCGAGGCGGCGATGAGCTGTTCGTGTCGCTGCGCGAGCTGTCGATGACGCTGTGGGATAAGCGTAAGGCGCTGGCGAGAACGCTCGGCGAGGAGGCGGCGTCGAAGCTTGTTTTTCCGATGGTGGTGCTATTCATGATGATTATGATCATCGTCGCGGTGCCGGCGCTGCTGATGGCGGGATAA
- a CDS encoding Flp1 family type IVb pilin translates to MLSTMKDAWVQFWDDEEGLGTLEILLIVAVLLIIAVAFRKWIMQWMRQLFESADKQINNEIKDVGSSKIDPPALPTNN, encoded by the coding sequence ATGTTGAGCACGATGAAGGATGCTTGGGTACAATTCTGGGACGATGAGGAAGGACTCGGTACGCTGGAAATATTGCTGATCGTTGCGGTGCTGCTTATTATTGCGGTGGCGTTCCGTAAGTGGATTATGCAGTGGATGAGGCAGTTGTTCGAATCTGCTGATAAACAGATTAATAATGAAATTAAAGATGTTGGATCAAGTAAAATTGACCCGCCAGCGCTGCCAACGAATAACTAG
- a CDS encoding pilus assembly protein, translated as MKLLKERQGGIVLEAALVLPLFATISMLFVSMIRMSQAEMALHSMVSESAKVMAANLYPVEQLYVGARQQLAASAPVMWLEQVVSQANAARSQVVEAEKFVEDHSRFIPEPIVRLVAWEKEHRTQLEAAGGEKTAELKASIRKKAAAAATPLIASFGDTKTLDPKKLKVTDLQLPDFEQGQSAYVVVEAEYAYKLTLPFYTRTVILRKKATERAWIGG; from the coding sequence ATGAAGCTGCTGAAGGAACGTCAGGGCGGCATCGTGCTGGAGGCCGCGCTCGTGCTTCCATTATTCGCGACGATCTCGATGCTGTTCGTGTCGATGATTCGAATGTCGCAGGCGGAGATGGCGCTGCACAGTATGGTGAGCGAGTCCGCGAAGGTGATGGCCGCGAACCTGTATCCGGTGGAGCAGCTATACGTGGGAGCAAGGCAGCAATTGGCAGCGAGCGCCCCGGTGATGTGGCTAGAGCAGGTCGTCTCCCAGGCGAATGCGGCTCGATCGCAAGTGGTGGAGGCGGAGAAGTTCGTTGAGGATCATAGCCGATTCATCCCGGAGCCGATCGTCCGTCTCGTCGCGTGGGAGAAGGAGCACCGCACGCAGCTGGAGGCAGCCGGGGGAGAGAAGACGGCTGAGCTGAAGGCTTCCATAAGGAAGAAGGCGGCAGCCGCAGCGACGCCCTTGATCGCTTCCTTCGGCGATACGAAGACGCTGGACCCGAAGAAGCTGAAGGTGACGGATTTGCAGCTTCCGGACTTTGAGCAGGGGCAGTCCGCATACGTCGTCGTCGAGGCGGAATATGCTTATAAGCTGACGCTGCCTTTTTATACGAGAACCGTGATATTACGCAAAAAAGCGACCGAACGGGCATGGATCGGAGGGTAA
- a CDS encoding prepilin peptidase, with amino-acid sequence MVWMWGAFGLYICTAFATDIRKQVIPNWLTIGGMIAGLIGYLVALGWEGLTYSAAGLACGFVPMLLLYLLRGVGAGDVKLFGAIGAMTGAAFALHAMAAALCMAGVIAVIVLAVRSDRAQRFARLNGLLLRVWLLRDWSWLRQLFRWKLAEREHRPQVREQQKSEPQRRHGSEAAIDAGPIDSRLRFPFMWAVVPGVLYTYAVWMDWL; translated from the coding sequence ATGGTATGGATGTGGGGAGCATTCGGATTGTATATATGTACAGCCTTCGCGACGGATATTCGCAAGCAGGTCATTCCGAATTGGCTGACGATTGGCGGTATGATCGCTGGATTAATCGGCTATTTGGTGGCGCTCGGCTGGGAGGGGCTGACTTACTCAGCTGCAGGTCTAGCCTGCGGGTTCGTTCCGATGCTGCTGCTATACTTGCTGCGCGGCGTCGGTGCTGGCGATGTGAAGCTGTTCGGTGCGATTGGCGCAATGACCGGCGCTGCCTTCGCCTTGCATGCAATGGCGGCTGCCCTATGTATGGCGGGGGTGATCGCCGTCATCGTGCTAGCCGTTCGCAGTGACCGAGCGCAGCGCTTCGCGAGGCTGAATGGGCTGCTGCTTCGAGTATGGCTATTGCGTGATTGGAGCTGGCTGCGACAGCTCTTCAGGTGGAAGCTCGCCGAACGGGAGCACCGTCCACAGGTACGGGAGCAGCAGAAGAGTGAGCCTCAGCGCAGACATGGGAGTGAAGCGGCGATAGATGCAGGTCCGATCGACAGTAGGCTGCGATTTCCCTTCATGTGGGCCGTTGTGCCAGGAGTGCTCTACACGTATGCCGTGTGGATGGATTGGCTTTGA
- a CDS encoding DUF6382 domain-containing protein — MQALYSLQVDFVNERSYEMAVSASRGLQAEELSEFQLRMLTSNRMPRLLELHTEARDGCTTLYYTITGKRMLSQGLRAQRIGMKQYYTLLLQIVELLEDSLNYMLDSERFVLKEEYIFYGHSLDDLYFTYLPIQHVEGKPSVQAELRDLASRWMQRVDDLQGGGFQELMRCLEHDTFHISELKRVLLKRLEVSATSSGICISDMRSFSPSDDQLRTGQAQPASFEWPYSTASGGASSASIEGARPSEPWLGPSADDGYRVGFRAQDEAAAAYGYKRGVGSSAAAARDDGLAASIHSGVGPAPSTQATAGADSATSTAASTGKKPLPFILGAVLAIAFLWKLYADQQEESMLLIACAGTAAALIALYAVLRSTRRGKAASSPKATVGGQVAGVRLAESPPVGGTPSFLHQAGLFDSPSATSYSGGELASAEQGVKSSLAYQELSVSLERDVRLQADQLEGEGRGVLATPEADGRTTTLTPNDATVWLGSSSQHAAKAITVLETVRSGVKETIALDKSTFTIGRQQTESDYLLDEVGVSRLHAELVKDEDGYSIKDLGSRNGTVVNGEALVPYRMHKLREGDMITIVNCDFIYKMGC, encoded by the coding sequence ATGCAAGCTTTATATTCGCTTCAGGTCGACTTCGTGAATGAGCGTAGTTATGAGATGGCGGTCTCAGCCTCTCGCGGGCTTCAGGCGGAGGAGCTGTCTGAATTTCAGCTGCGAATGCTGACGTCTAACCGGATGCCTCGTCTGCTAGAGCTGCATACGGAGGCGAGAGACGGGTGCACGACGCTGTATTATACGATTACTGGCAAGCGTATGCTGTCCCAGGGGCTGCGCGCTCAACGGATCGGGATGAAGCAGTATTACACCTTGCTGCTCCAGATTGTCGAGCTGCTAGAGGATAGCTTGAATTATATGCTGGATAGCGAGCGCTTTGTGCTGAAGGAAGAATATATATTTTATGGACATAGCCTGGACGACCTGTATTTTACGTACTTACCGATCCAGCATGTGGAGGGGAAACCTAGCGTTCAGGCCGAGCTGCGGGACCTGGCGTCCAGATGGATGCAGCGGGTCGACGATCTGCAAGGGGGCGGCTTCCAGGAGCTGATGCGCTGCCTGGAGCACGATACGTTCCATATCTCAGAGCTGAAGCGAGTTCTGCTCAAGAGGCTGGAGGTATCGGCTACATCCTCTGGGATCTGCATAAGTGACATGCGTAGCTTCTCGCCGAGTGATGACCAATTAAGGACAGGTCAGGCGCAACCAGCATCCTTCGAATGGCCGTACTCGACGGCTAGTGGTGGAGCTTCATCCGCGTCAATAGAGGGGGCTCGGCCTTCCGAGCCTTGGCTTGGGCCATCAGCAGACGACGGTTATCGAGTCGGCTTCCGTGCTCAAGACGAAGCAGCTGCCGCTTACGGATATAAGCGTGGCGTTGGGAGCTCTGCAGCGGCTGCTCGAGACGATGGGTTGGCCGCTTCTATACATAGTGGCGTAGGCCCTGCGCCATCGACTCAGGCGACTGCAGGTGCCGATTCCGCGACATCGACTGCGGCGAGTACAGGCAAGAAGCCGCTTCCTTTCATTCTCGGTGCTGTGCTTGCGATTGCATTCCTATGGAAGCTGTACGCGGACCAGCAGGAGGAGTCGATGCTGCTGATCGCTTGTGCGGGGACGGCTGCTGCGCTGATCGCGCTGTATGCCGTCCTTCGTTCGACGAGAAGGGGGAAGGCGGCGTCATCTCCTAAGGCGACAGTAGGCGGACAAGTCGCTGGAGTGAGGCTGGCGGAGTCGCCGCCTGTGGGCGGGACGCCTTCTTTTCTACACCAAGCCGGCTTGTTCGATTCACCTTCTGCAACCTCATACAGTGGCGGAGAACTGGCAAGTGCTGAACAAGGTGTCAAGAGCAGCCTTGCTTACCAGGAGCTCTCGGTTAGTCTAGAGCGAGATGTGCGGCTGCAGGCCGATCAACTGGAAGGGGAGGGGCGTGGAGTACTAGCTACTCCCGAGGCTGATGGTCGAACGACGACGTTGACACCCAATGATGCAACCGTATGGCTAGGCAGCTCTTCGCAGCATGCAGCCAAAGCTATAACTGTGCTGGAGACCGTTCGTAGCGGTGTGAAGGAGACTATAGCACTTGATAAGTCGACCTTCACGATTGGCAGGCAACAGACGGAGTCCGATTACTTGCTGGACGAGGTAGGCGTATCAAGGCTGCACGCAGAGCTGGTTAAGGATGAGGACGGCTACAGCATCAAGGATCTCGGCTCGCGCAACGGTACGGTTGTGAACGGTGAAGCGCTCGTCCCTTATCGCATGCACAAGCTGCGCGAAGGTGATATGATTACGATTGTGAATTGCGACTTCATCTACAAGATGGGATGCTGA
- a CDS encoding PP2C family serine/threonine-protein phosphatase has protein sequence MNNKTRNHWQYGSSTDIGCTRLVNGDRIWHHFGTTADGVRYAVAVLADGMGGLEGGVQAAELAVRRMSSWVEKRLPLVLGHRGSWCSLQRELHERIELVHRELRELRAKDGRRYGTTLTVLLLVDSVYWVFHVGDCRVYRLAPNGVMPLRRLTYDHTWVDRQARLGLMSADTARRHPRRHVLLRYLGMSRRLVIDMYCGAYKPGTLFMLSSDGFHSCFSDGQLERMLRIAAAKGCTVQASSEELVKRALEAGSSDNISVMLLRPGGRGPSSWTRLGLSLMLLPYQIRHARWLAYFR, from the coding sequence TTGAACAACAAGACACGGAATCATTGGCAGTATGGCTCGTCTACTGATATAGGGTGTACAAGGCTAGTGAACGGCGACCGCATCTGGCATCACTTCGGCACGACGGCCGATGGGGTGCGCTACGCGGTCGCTGTGCTGGCTGACGGTATGGGCGGACTGGAGGGCGGCGTGCAGGCGGCTGAGCTGGCTGTGCGACGGATGAGCAGCTGGGTAGAGAAGAGGCTTCCCCTTGTGCTTGGCCATAGGGGGAGCTGGTGCTCGCTGCAGAGAGAGCTGCACGAGCGAATCGAGCTCGTCCATCGTGAGCTGAGAGAGCTGAGGGCGAAGGACGGCAGACGGTATGGCACGACGCTGACCGTTCTTCTATTGGTAGATTCCGTATACTGGGTGTTCCATGTCGGTGACTGTCGTGTGTACCGGCTTGCTCCGAATGGAGTGATGCCTCTGCGCCGACTGACGTACGACCACACGTGGGTAGATCGTCAAGCAAGACTTGGGCTGATGTCCGCCGATACGGCGAGAAGACACCCTAGACGCCATGTGCTGCTCCGTTATTTGGGCATGAGCCGAAGACTTGTCATTGATATGTATTGCGGAGCTTACAAGCCCGGTACTCTGTTCATGCTGTCGAGCGATGGCTTCCATAGCTGCTTCAGTGATGGTCAGCTCGAGCGTATGCTGCGCATCGCAGCAGCGAAGGGCTGCACGGTACAGGCAAGCAGCGAGGAGCTGGTCAAGCGGGCGCTTGAAGCGGGTTCCAGCGATAATATTAGCGTGATGTTATTGAGACCCGGCGGACGTGGTCCCTCTAGCTGGACTAGATTGGGGCTGTCGCTCATGCTGCTTCCTTATCAAATCCGACATGCAAGATGGCTGGCTTATTTTCGCTGA
- a CDS encoding ABC-F family ATP-binding cassette domain-containing protein has product MSLLTVEDLSHSFGGRVLFKNVSFRLLPGEHVGLVGANGVGKSTLMNILTGQLLKDDGKVEWTPKVRYGYLDQHTKLTPGKTIREVLRDAFLPLFELEREMNSIAEQMADADPDKLEQLLEEMGEIQERLENSGFYLLDVKIEEMANGLGLNAIGLDRDVAQLSGGQRTKVLLTKLLLEQPTVLLLDEPTNYLDVEHIDWLTNYLQSYPYAFMLISHDTEFMNKVVGVIYHLEFAKLTRYTANYEKFLQMADMNKQQHLDAYEKQQEFIKQQEDFIQRNKARYSTSGRAKSRQKQLERIDRIDRPEEAAKPTFSFKESRASGRLVFEGKDIEIGYNHALLPKMNMTVERGDKIAVVGCNGVGKSTLLKTILGIIPPFSGKTYLGDFLYPAYFEQEVKAPNLTPIDDVWNEFSHLNQHEVRAALARCGLKNEHITRPMSSLSGGEQAKVRLCKLQMRESNWIAFDEPTNHLDVAAKDELKRALKEFKGTVILVCHEPDFYEDWVTKVWNVEEWSEAAKAGR; this is encoded by the coding sequence ATGAGCTTGTTAACCGTAGAAGATTTGAGTCATAGCTTTGGAGGCCGTGTACTCTTCAAAAATGTATCGTTCCGCCTGCTGCCAGGCGAGCATGTCGGTCTTGTCGGCGCGAACGGCGTCGGTAAGTCGACGCTGATGAATATTTTGACCGGACAGCTGCTGAAGGATGACGGCAAGGTGGAGTGGACGCCGAAGGTGCGTTACGGCTACCTCGACCAGCATACGAAGCTGACGCCGGGTAAGACGATCCGCGAGGTGCTGCGCGACGCGTTCCTGCCGCTGTTCGAGCTGGAGCGGGAGATGAACAGCATTGCCGAGCAGATGGCCGATGCCGATCCGGACAAGCTGGAGCAGCTGCTGGAGGAGATGGGCGAGATTCAGGAGCGGCTCGAGAACAGCGGCTTCTACTTGCTCGATGTGAAGATCGAGGAGATGGCGAACGGTCTAGGCTTGAACGCGATCGGACTGGACCGCGACGTCGCCCAGCTGTCAGGCGGGCAGCGGACGAAGGTGCTGCTGACGAAGCTGCTGCTCGAGCAGCCGACTGTCCTGCTGCTTGACGAGCCGACGAACTATCTTGACGTGGAGCATATCGACTGGCTGACGAATTATTTGCAGAGCTACCCGTACGCGTTCATGCTCATTTCTCACGATACGGAGTTCATGAATAAGGTCGTTGGTGTTATCTACCACCTGGAGTTCGCGAAGCTAACGCGCTATACGGCGAACTATGAGAAGTTCCTGCAGATGGCGGATATGAACAAGCAGCAGCATCTGGACGCCTACGAGAAGCAGCAGGAGTTCATTAAGCAGCAAGAGGACTTCATCCAGCGCAATAAGGCGCGCTATTCGACATCCGGACGGGCGAAGAGCCGTCAGAAGCAGCTGGAGCGCATCGATCGGATTGATCGTCCGGAGGAGGCGGCGAAGCCGACGTTCTCCTTTAAGGAGTCTCGCGCGAGCGGACGTCTCGTCTTCGAGGGTAAGGATATCGAGATTGGCTACAATCACGCGCTGCTGCCGAAGATGAATATGACGGTGGAGCGGGGCGACAAGATTGCGGTAGTCGGCTGCAACGGCGTAGGTAAGTCGACGCTGCTGAAGACGATTCTCGGCATCATTCCGCCGTTCAGCGGCAAGACGTATCTCGGTGACTTCTTGTATCCGGCTTACTTCGAGCAAGAGGTGAAGGCGCCGAACTTGACGCCGATTGACGATGTGTGGAATGAATTCTCCCATTTGAATCAGCATGAGGTGCGTGCGGCGCTTGCTCGCTGCGGGCTGAAGAACGAGCACATTACGCGTCCGATGAGCAGTCTGAGCGGAGGCGAGCAGGCGAAGGTGCGTCTGTGCAAGCTGCAGATGCGCGAGAGCAACTGGATCGCATTCGACGAGCCGACGAACCACTTGGACGTTGCGGCGAAGGACGAGCTGAAGCGGGCGTTGAAGGAATTCAAGGGCACGGTCATTCTCGTATGTCACGAGCCTGACTTCTATGAGGACTGGGTAACGAAGGTGTGGAACGTCGAGGAATGGTCGGAGGCGGCTAAGGCTGGACGCTAA